One Methanobacteriaceae archaeon genomic region harbors:
- the rqcH gene encoding ribosome rescue protein RqcH has protein sequence MKNMSNVDIFAICHELNDLLKDSRVDKAYQPTKDTVVVRFHVTGHGRVDVVFQAGVRMHKSQYPLENPKLPPSFPMLLRKYLKGATVREIRQYRFDRVVEILVSKEEDYTLVIELFDKGNIILLNQDRQIILPLKRKMWSERKIGSKEEYEYPPSRGINPLKFERQELEEIFLKSDSDLVRTLARSGLGGIYAQEIVLRSGMDKNTLTSDISPEELQKLFDIIEDVFQPLLENKFSPNIVSNGKEDVLPLELEIYKDKNKQHFETYNEAADEYFSEKVRSDIKGVQESIWGKEVNKYAKRLKIQEDTLENFKQTIIDSTKKGDLLYAHYSEIEEILNVIHKAREKYSWMEISKTFKSARKKGLEEVKMVESLDKLGNLLLNIEDERILIDSKNPIPDNAEVYYEKGKKAKRKIKGVLIAIERTKKELDRVEQKKEIALERVLVPQKRVKKDLKWFEKLRWFLSSDGFLVIGGRDANTNEIAVKKHMENNDIYMHTDIHGAPSVIIKNEGIKPEESEADTSEITNISSDESSKIPESTIQEAAIFAASFSSAWSKGFSSYDVYWVHPDQVSKTPQSGEFVSKGAFIIRGSRNYVRGATVSIAVGIVDYLGPRIMAGPVESLKKHTDNYVVIKPGYTKKEAISREILKRIDKDKIMTLDDIVRVLPSGKCDIVNNKGNRG, from the coding sequence ATGAAAAACATGTCCAACGTAGACATATTCGCTATTTGTCATGAATTAAACGATTTATTAAAAGATTCACGAGTTGATAAAGCTTATCAACCTACTAAAGATACGGTTGTTGTTAGATTTCATGTGACTGGACATGGGCGAGTAGATGTCGTTTTCCAAGCTGGAGTGCGTATGCATAAGTCACAGTATCCGCTTGAAAACCCCAAGTTACCACCATCTTTTCCTATGCTTCTTAGAAAATATTTAAAAGGTGCAACAGTTAGAGAAATCCGCCAATACCGTTTTGATCGAGTAGTTGAAATATTAGTCTCCAAAGAAGAGGATTACACACTGGTAATTGAATTATTTGATAAGGGTAACATTATTTTATTAAATCAAGACCGGCAGATTATTTTACCTCTTAAAAGGAAAATGTGGAGTGAAAGGAAAATAGGATCTAAAGAAGAGTACGAATATCCTCCCAGCAGGGGAATAAACCCCCTCAAATTTGAAAGGCAAGAACTGGAAGAGATCTTCTTAAAATCAGACAGCGACCTAGTAAGGACACTGGCCAGAAGTGGTTTAGGTGGTATTTATGCACAGGAAATTGTGCTGAGATCAGGAATGGATAAAAATACCCTAACCTCGGATATTTCACCCGAAGAACTTCAAAAACTCTTTGATATTATTGAAGATGTCTTCCAACCATTGCTAGAAAATAAATTTTCTCCAAATATTGTTAGCAATGGAAAGGAAGACGTTTTACCTCTGGAATTGGAAATTTACAAGGATAAAAATAAACAGCACTTTGAAACTTATAATGAAGCTGCAGATGAATATTTCAGTGAAAAAGTACGCTCAGACATAAAAGGAGTTCAAGAAAGTATTTGGGGAAAGGAAGTTAATAAATACGCTAAAAGATTAAAAATTCAAGAAGATACCTTAGAAAATTTTAAACAAACCATTATTGACTCTACCAAAAAAGGAGATCTGCTTTATGCTCACTACTCTGAGATAGAAGAAATTTTAAATGTTATTCATAAAGCTCGGGAGAAATATTCCTGGATGGAAATTTCAAAAACTTTTAAATCCGCACGCAAAAAGGGTTTAGAAGAAGTTAAGATGGTTGAATCTCTTGATAAACTGGGAAATCTTCTTTTAAATATTGAAGATGAAAGAATATTAATTGATAGTAAAAACCCGATCCCAGATAATGCTGAAGTTTATTATGAAAAAGGAAAAAAAGCGAAACGAAAAATAAAAGGGGTTTTAATTGCTATTGAAAGAACTAAAAAAGAATTAGATAGAGTAGAACAGAAAAAAGAAATAGCTTTGGAAAGAGTTTTGGTTCCTCAAAAACGAGTCAAAAAGGATCTAAAGTGGTTTGAAAAGTTAAGATGGTTCCTATCTTCTGATGGATTTTTAGTTATTGGTGGCAGAGATGCTAATACTAATGAAATAGCTGTAAAAAAGCATATGGAAAACAATGACATCTATATGCACACCGATATTCATGGGGCTCCATCCGTAATCATAAAGAATGAAGGCATTAAGCCCGAAGAATCTGAGGCCGATACATCAGAAATTACTAATATTTCAAGTGATGAATCATCTAAAATACCTGAAAGTACTATTCAAGAAGCGGCTATTTTTGCTGCATCATTTTCCAGTGCCTGGTCCAAAGGATTTAGTTCATATGATGTTTATTGGGTGCATCCCGACCAAGTTTCAAAAACTCCCCAATCCGGAGAATTCGTATCTAAAGGTGCATTTATAATTAGAGGCAGTCGAAATTATGTTAGAGGTGCTACAGTAAGCATTGCTGTAGGTATTGTTGACTACTTAGGCCCCAGAATAATGGCCGGGCCAGTAGAATCTCTGAAAAAACATACGGATAATTATGTAGTCATAAAACCAGGTTACACCAAAAAAGAAGCCATATCCCGGGAAATCTTAAAAAGAATAGATAAAGATAAAATTATGACCTTAGATGATATTGTAAGAGTTTTACCCTCTGGAAAATGTGATATTGTAAATAATAAAGGTAATAGGGGATAG
- a CDS encoding Zn-ribbon containing protein, giving the protein MHQCIKCGAIVKSSEEILKGCPKCGSTYFKFKSEGKEKEVEKPEAVKGESIETIMVKQHGIYEVNLTPLLEDDSIIVSDEEGKYVIDLNFLLKKKIKEQKTKEM; this is encoded by the coding sequence GTGCATCAGTGCATTAAGTGTGGAGCTATAGTAAAATCATCTGAAGAAATTCTAAAGGGTTGCCCTAAATGTGGTAGTACTTATTTCAAGTTCAAAAGCGAGGGTAAAGAAAAAGAAGTAGAAAAACCAGAGGCAGTAAAAGGTGAATCCATTGAAACCATAATGGTTAAACAGCATGGTATTTATGAAGTAAACTTAACTCCGCTTTTAGAAGATGATTCCATTATAGTTTCTGATGAAGAAGGAAAATATGTTATAGATCTTAATTTCCTATTAAAAAAGAAAATAAAGGAACAGAAAACAAAAGAGATGTAA
- a CDS encoding DUF2073 domain-containing protein — protein MEGLKMEFLSSDALEGSTSMEKISMIINRVKSGEILVIEGGLTPSEEAELIETTMREIDIENFVGIDIHTLERNEKSFFGFSKKKTIGLTIIGPANVMRSVKKKSNFLSMIAELGDSGASVH, from the coding sequence ATGGAAGGATTAAAAATGGAATTTTTATCATCTGATGCTCTGGAGGGAAGCACCAGTATGGAAAAAATTTCCATGATAATAAATAGGGTTAAATCTGGAGAGATATTAGTTATAGAAGGAGGACTTACTCCTTCTGAAGAAGCAGAACTTATTGAAACTACAATGAGAGAGATTGACATTGAAAATTTTGTTGGAATTGATATTCACACCTTAGAAAGGAACGAAAAATCCTTTTTTGGTTTTTCAAAGAAGAAAACCATAGGTCTGACTATAATTGGCCCAGCAAATGTAATGAGATCTGTCAAGAAAAAATCTAATTTCCTTTCCATGATAGCAGAACTTGGTGATTCTGGTGCATCAGTGCATTAA
- a CDS encoding Era-like GTP-binding protein: MVNFFTKFFSKLFRRNQKLKIGLYGHPNSGKTTLANTMSEDWLGKPLGLISNIPHETRTVYKQEKVSIKQDGYELDFDIIDTPGIATKVDYKNFLEFGLNEVEAKERAKEATKGIIEAIKWLDDVTGVLLVMDATKDPLTQANITIIGNLEARKIPFVIVANKTDLPESSPDRIISVFPQHTVVPISALQGENTGELYMAMIRKFK; the protein is encoded by the coding sequence ATGGTGAATTTTTTTACGAAATTTTTTTCTAAGCTATTCAGAAGGAATCAAAAGCTTAAAATAGGTCTTTACGGCCATCCAAATTCTGGAAAAACAACTTTGGCCAATACCATGTCTGAAGATTGGTTGGGCAAGCCATTAGGTTTGATATCTAACATTCCTCACGAAACCCGAACTGTTTACAAACAGGAAAAGGTTTCTATAAAGCAGGATGGCTATGAACTGGACTTTGATATTATTGATACTCCTGGAATCGCCACCAAAGTAGATTACAAGAATTTCCTTGAATTTGGTCTTAACGAGGTTGAAGCAAAAGAAAGGGCAAAAGAAGCTACAAAAGGCATAATCGAGGCTATTAAATGGCTTGATGATGTCACTGGAGTTTTACTGGTTATGGATGCTACTAAGGATCCTCTGACTCAGGCTAATATCACTATTATTGGAAATTTAGAGGCTAGAAAGATACCATTTGTAATAGTTGCCAATAAAACAGATCTTCCTGAATCATCGCCAGATAGAATAATTTCAGTATTCCCACAGCATACTGTAGTTCCTATTTCAGCATTGCAGGGAGAGAATACTGGTGAGTTATATATGGCAATGATAAGAAAATTTAAATGA
- a CDS encoding metal-dependent hydrolase — protein sequence MDLRWMGHSAFELITEENLKILIDPFISNNPSCSVPVEEIEADLICITHGHADHFGDALEIANRTGALVIANHEISIFFSRQGFETQGMNIGGSSHFHNIKITMVDAIHSADIDFMEEITPGGKACGFIFELENGRKIYHAGDTSLFGDLKLVVGDFYKPDVALIPIGDRYTMGLKDASTAVKWISPKIVIPMHYNTFPVIEQDPEDFMDLVKNKIPNVEVIILNPGDIYTE from the coding sequence ATGGATCTAAGATGGATGGGGCATTCTGCATTCGAGTTAATCACTGAAGAAAATTTAAAAATTTTAATAGATCCTTTTATTAGCAATAATCCTTCTTGTAGTGTACCTGTGGAAGAGATAGAAGCGGACTTAATTTGCATTACTCATGGCCATGCAGATCACTTTGGAGATGCTCTGGAAATTGCGAATCGTACTGGTGCTTTAGTAATTGCCAATCATGAAATATCTATTTTCTTTTCCAGACAAGGCTTTGAAACTCAGGGCATGAACATTGGTGGTTCTTCTCATTTCCATAATATTAAAATTACCATGGTTGATGCCATACATTCGGCAGATATTGATTTTATGGAAGAAATTACGCCAGGGGGAAAGGCTTGTGGATTTATTTTTGAGCTGGAAAATGGCCGTAAAATCTATCATGCAGGTGATACTTCTTTATTCGGTGATTTAAAATTGGTTGTAGGTGATTTTTACAAACCAGATGTGGCTTTAATCCCGATTGGGGATCGATATACTATGGGCCTAAAAGATGCTTCAACTGCGGTGAAATGGATTTCTCCTAAAATAGTTATTCCCATGCACTACAACACATTTCCGGTAATAGAACAAGATCCTGAAGACTTTATGGATTTAGTTAAAAATAAAATTCCTAATGTCGAGGTAATTATTCTAAATCCCGGTGATATCTACACCGAATGA